A genome region from Patescibacteria group bacterium includes the following:
- the murB gene encoding UDP-N-acetylmuramate dehydrogenase yields MDIKENISLAKHTTFKIGGPAKYFCITRNKEDLVKAVKKAKELNLPFFILGGGSNVLASDKGYNGLIIKIENCKLRIENCNLYTEAGVKLEEIVKLSDKKSLTGMEWAAGIPGTVGGAVYGNAQAFDVKMSDIVKSVEVLDTKNLKIKNLLKKQCLFSAKKSIFKKNKNLIILSATLKLKKGDKKEIQKAIKEHLNYRKKNHPLRFSSAGSVFVNKTGGPPSAYLIEKCGLKGTKVGGAEVSKKHAGFIINTGKAKAKDVLKLIKIIKQKVKNKLGIKLEEEVQIIKY; encoded by the coding sequence ATGGATATAAAGGAAAACATTTCTTTAGCTAAACACACTACTTTTAAAATTGGAGGACCGGCCAAGTATTTTTGTATTACCAGAAATAAAGAGGATTTAGTTAAAGCAGTCAAAAAAGCAAAAGAGCTTAATTTGCCCTTTTTCATTTTAGGCGGGGGAAGCAATGTTTTAGCTTCGGACAAAGGATACAATGGTTTAATTATAAAAATTGAAAATTGTAAATTGAGAATTGAAAATTGTAATCTCTATACAGAAGCAGGAGTGAAATTAGAAGAAATAGTGAAATTAAGTGATAAAAAATCATTAACTGGCATGGAATGGGCTGCTGGAATTCCAGGAACAGTTGGGGGCGCTGTTTATGGCAATGCCCAGGCATTTGATGTCAAAATGTCAGATATAGTAAAAAGTGTAGAAGTTTTGGATACCAAAAACTTAAAGATTAAGAACTTACTAAAAAAACAATGTCTTTTTTCAGCTAAAAAGAGTATTTTTAAAAAGAATAAAAACTTAATAATTCTCTCCGCGACTTTAAAATTAAAAAAAGGGGATAAAAAAGAAATTCAAAAGGCAATTAAAGAACATTTGAATTATCGGAAAAAAAATCATCCCTTGAGGTTTTCTTCAGCTGGCTCTGTTTTTGTTAATAAAACAGGAGGACCGCCATCAGCTTATCTGATTGAGAAATGTGGTCTCAAAGGAACAAAGGTAGGCGGAGCTGAAGTATCTAAAAAGCATGCTGGCTTTATTATTAATACTGGAAAAGCTAAAGCCAAAGATGTTTTAAAGTTAATCAAAATTATTAAACAAAAAGTAAAAAACAAGCTTGGGATTAAACTAGAAGAGGAAGTGCAGATAATAAAGTATTGA
- a CDS encoding flippase-like domain-containing protein has translation MINKKNIISKIISFFIVALIFYFLGRNLFLNWEQIKEHQFSLSYFYLAFSFICLGAGFISRGLVWKKIVNFLQADNDLGYLEAIRIVAYSQLGKYLPGKVFSVVGMIYLSRNKNISKKNLYLSVIFAIIFSIIASFVLSLFLIGFFFVYSIDFFIFYLIGILVILGGLIVIHPRVFQYLVRLFFNKIKKEPIDLDFDLSWLNRIKIILYYAFADFWTGFGFFCLINSITYLSIQNLFSIIGVYVLAMVLGLVVFFAPSGLGVREGVLVLFLQFYFSLNVAILISLLARVWAILGDLFLAGGFYLSNIFKKIKYN, from the coding sequence ATGATAAATAAAAAGAACATCATTAGTAAAATTATTAGTTTTTTTATTGTTGCTTTAATTTTTTATTTTTTAGGAAGAAATCTTTTTTTGAATTGGGAACAGATTAAAGAACACCAATTTTCTTTGAGCTATTTTTATTTGGCGTTTTCTTTTATTTGTTTAGGAGCTGGTTTTATAAGTCGCGGTTTAGTTTGGAAGAAAATCGTTAATTTTTTACAAGCCGATAACGATTTAGGTTACCTAGAAGCAATAAGAATTGTTGCCTATTCTCAACTCGGAAAATATCTACCGGGCAAAGTTTTTTCAGTAGTTGGAATGATCTATCTATCCCGTAACAAAAATATATCAAAAAAAAATTTATATTTAAGCGTCATTTTTGCCATTATCTTCTCCATTATTGCTAGCTTTGTTCTCTCCCTATTTTTAATTGGTTTTTTCTTTGTTTATAGCATTGATTTCTTTATCTTTTATTTAATTGGGATTTTGGTCATCCTCGGCGGATTGATAGTAATACACCCTCGGGTATTTCAATATTTGGTTAGGTTATTTTTTAATAAAATAAAAAAAGAACCGATTGATTTAGATTTTGATTTAAGTTGGCTCAATAGAATTAAAATAATTTTATATTATGCTTTTGCTGATTTTTGGACAGGTTTTGGTTTTTTTTGTTTAATTAATTCCATAACTTATTTATCTATTCAGAACTTATTTAGCATAATTGGAGTTTATGTTTTAGCTATGGTTTTGGGACTTGTAGTTTTCTTTGCTCCCAGCGGCTTAGGAGTAAGAGAGGGTGTCTTAGTTTTATTTTTGCAATTTTATTTTTCTTTAAATGTAGCCATTCTAATTTCTCTATTAGCTCGAGTTTGGGCTATCCTTGGCGATTTATTTTTAGCCGGGGGATTTTATCTTTCAAACATATTTAAGAAAATAAAGTATAATTGA